A region of the Agrobacterium sp. RAC06 genome:
GATTGCACCGGCCGCGATAAAAACTTCGATCGCGCGGTAGCTCTGGGAAATGAGCCCCTGGGCGATGCCGGTCACCTCCATCAGCGTGATGATCGAGGCAAGCGACGTGCCTTTCACCATCAGGATGATTTCATTGCCATAGGCCGGTATCGCCTGACGCAGCGCGATCGGCAGGATCACGAGACGCAGGGTCAGAAGGCGAGACATGCCGAGCGCCTGGGCTGCTTCGCCGAGGCCACGCGGGACGTTCTTGATGGCGCCGCGCAGGATCTCGCTGCCATAGGCGGCCGTGTTCAGCGTCAGTGCGATGATCGCACACCAATAGGGTTCGCGAAACAACCCCCACAGCCCGATCGCCTGCAGCGAGGGGCGGAACTGACCGAGCCCGTAATAGATCAAGAAGATCTGGACGAGCAGGGGTGTGCCGCGAAAGACGGCGACGAAGGTTCTGATGGGCCAGACGACGAACCGGTGTTCGCCTTGCTGGGCGAGTGCCAGTAGAAGCGCCAGGACGAAGCCGAGCAGGATCGAGGTGCCGGCCAATTGAAGTGTCAAAGGCACGCCCGATAGAAGCTTCGGTATGATTTCGAGGAAGAAGCCGATGTCGATCATCGATGCATGATCCCCCGGGATGTGCGTGTCTCGGCGGCGCGGAAGACCTGGCCGGTGATGCCGGCGATGGCGAAGTAGAGACCGGCAGCGGCGAGATAGAACAGGAAGGGTTCACGCGTCGAGCCGGCACCGATCTGTGCCTGACGCATGAGTTCGACGAGACCGATGACGGAGATCAGGGCGGAATCCTTGAGCACCAGTTGCCAGACATTGCTGAGGCCCGGGATCGCGTGGCGCAACAGTTGTGGGATGATGACGAGGCGAAGCATCTGCAGGCGCGACAGGGCCAAGGCTTTCGCCGCGTCGAACTGTCCGCGTTCGACCGCGAGATAGGCGCCGCGATAGACCTCGGCCTGGTAGGCGCCGGAGATGATGCCGATCGCGATGACACCTGTTGCAAGCGAGGGCAGACCGACGAAGCCTTCGGAACCGAAGCTCTCGGCGATCGCGGTGAGGGCAACGCTGCCGCCATAGTAGAAGAGGTAGATCGTCAGCAGATCCGGAATGCCACGAAAGACGGTGCCATAGGCTGCGGCAAGGGATCTCGGGATACGTTTCGCCGATAGAGCGCCGCTGGCGCCAAGCGCGCCAAAGACGGCTCCAAGCAGAAAGCCCAGCACCGACAGCAGCAGGGTCATGGCGGCTGCGCCGAGAAGTGCCGCACCCCAGCCACCTTCGGCGAAACCGAGCAGATGCAGTTTTTCAAGCATGCGGGCGAACCCCTTTATGTCACTCCTGCGGCCGGAATTGCGAGAACTCCGGCTGCAGTCGGTCCGCCTTGGTTACTTGACCGGGGTGACGTCGGTGCCGACCCATTTCTCGGAGATGCGCTTGATCGTCCCATCCGCGATGGCGGAGTCGATCGCCGCATTCAGCATGTCCTTCAACTTGGTGTCTTCCTTGCGCAAACCAGCGCCGGTGCCGAGGCCGAAAACGCCGCCGACGAAGCCCGGGCCAGCGATCGTGTAGTCGCCAAATTCCGGCTTGGCGAGCGTGGCGGCCAGCGCCGTCTGCTGGGCAAAGAGCGCGTCGATGCGGCCCGCAGAAAGGTCAAGATCGTGCTGTTCGGTGGTCTTGTATTCGCGGATCTCGACGATGTCGCCGAAGTACTTCTTGACGAAGTCGAGGTTGGTGGTGGCAGCCTGCACACCGACGATCTTGCCCTGAAGCAGCGGCTTCAGCGTGTCGATGGCCGCGATCGCTGCGGCTTCATCCTCCAGCTTGAACTTTTCGGTGGAGACGCCGAGCTTGCCGAGGTCGCTGTCCCTGGCGACCGCAAAGCCTGAGGGATCGACGGCGTAAGGCTGGGTGAAGTCGATGGTTTCCAGGCGCTTTGGCGTGATGAACATGCTCGCCATGATGACATCGAACTTGCCAACGGTGAGCGAGGGAATGAGGCCGTCCCAATCCTGCGCGACGATCTCGCAGGTGATCTTCATGCGGGCGCAAAGATCGTTTGCCAACTCGACTTCGAGGCCGTCGAGCTTACCGTCCGCCGTTGTGAAGCTCCACGGCGCGTAGGCGCCTTCGGTCGCGATCTTGATGGATTTCGGCGCATCCTGTGCCAGAGCCGCCTGGCCGAATGCAAGTGTGGTGAAGACAGCCGTAAGCGCTGCCATGCGATGGATCGTCATGACTTTTCCTCTTCGTTGTTGTGCCGTGGATAACGGCGGTTCCCCATCCGTGCCGGATGTTCCCCCGGCTACGGACATATCTTCAGGCTGGGCTCAGGGCCGCCCGGGACTGGCGTAATCGGCAAGCATGGATGCCGTTTCTATGATGTGGTCCTGCATGACCGCTTCGGCATGGCGGGCATCGCCTGACTGGAAGGCGTCGATCAGCTTCTGATGCTCCTCACGGGCCGAGAGAGGCTTGTCGACATAGTCGAACCAGATGCGCATGTAGGGCTCGATCGCCACATGCAGCGCGGTGATCTGGCGGATCAGCTTCGGGCGACCACTCAGGTTGTAGATGAGCGCGTGGAATTCCTGATGGCGCAGGACCCAGTCGCTGCTGCCCGACTGTCCGGCGCGTTCCATGCGCTCCAGCAGCCGATCCAGTTCCTCGAATGTCTCCGAATTCATGCGCGGTGTCGCGAGACGAACGGCAAGGCCTTCAAGCACGGAGCGAATTTCGAAGGTTTCATGGATTTCGTCGAGCGTCAGGCCAGCGACGACACAGCCGCGATTGGGGCGCAGCGTCACCAAACCATCGGCCGCGAGCCGCCGGAAGGCTTCGCGAACCGGCATGCGGCTCATGCCGATCTCGGTTGCGATCTCTTCCGGGATCAACCGCTCGCCCGGCTTGTAGCGACCGATCCGCAAGGCGCGCTGCAGGTGGAGATAGGCCTCCTGCTCGGCCGTCGAGGCAAGATGCGCCGTGGCGGTGGTCGAAATCGGCATGTTTGGCTCACTGGATTTTTGTATCCACTCATCCAAACATCGTGATTGAGAGTCGTCAAGCGCTTTTTGATCAAAAGCTGACGAGGGGCTTAGCGGGCGGGGTGAAGGCCGTTTGCCACCCTTTCCCGGACGAGGCGGGTGAAGGCCGCGATCGTGTTGCGATCTGCGGCGGGAGATGCCACGAGGATGAATTCGACATCCTCGATCGTCGGCAGGGCGGAAGGAGGCAGTTCCCGCAGCCCTGATGGAGCGAGGTTGCGCGGCTGGACAAGGACGCCCATTCCGGCTCGCGCTGCAGCGGTTAGGCCGCTCAGGCTCTGGCAGGAACAGACGATCCGCCAGGGTTGCCCGGCGCGTTCCAGCGCCTCCATCAGGAGTGTTCTGGTGAGGCTCGGTGGTGGAAAGACGATCAGCGGCAGGATGGGTTTCGCCAGAACCGCGTCTGGATCTGCGGCGAGCCAGACGAGCGGTTCGCGCAGGATCGCCTCGCCCCGGCGATTGCCCAGGCGACGCTTGGCAAAGACTAGATCAAGGTCGCCCTTGTCCTGCATGTCGGCGAGATCCTTGGACAGCGCCACCGTCAGATGGAGCTCGACGGCAGGATAATCGGCGATGAAGTCCTGCAGGAGTGCCGGAAGCTGGCCGGAGACCAGATCTTCGGAGATGCCGAGCCGCAACCGACCGCGAGGCTGGGCAGCCTCGAAGAGGGACGCCGTCTGCCGTTCCAGCGATAGAAGTTGACGGGCATGCGGAAGAAGGGCTTCGCCGTCGGCCGTCAGGCGCACGCCGTGGGTGTCGCGGTCAAGCAGGCGCCGGCCGAGTACCTCTTCGAGGCGCTGCAGGTGCTGGCTGACGGTCGATTGTCGCAAACCGAGTTTCTGGCTGGCAAGGGTGAAGCTGCCAAGCTGGGCGATGGACACGAAACTGCGCAAGTGAACGAGATCGAGCATATCACGTTTTCCGATGACTGTTATTTCTTGCATCGGATTTAACGATAACTAGTCTCAAGACTCTGTCCAGCTGGATCCCTCAGATGAAACGCTTTTTTCCCGATACCTTTACCCTGCTGCTTATCGCCATGGTCGTGCTTGCGACGTTATTGCCGATTTCCGGCAAGCCTGCGGAATGGTTTGGGCTAGCGACCAGTTTGGCGATTGCGCTGCTTTTCTTCCTGCATGGTGCACGCCTTTCGACCGATGTGGTCGTGGCGGGCTTCCTGCACTGGCGGCTCCAGAGCTTCATTCTTGCGGTCACCTTCGTGGTCTTTCCACTGCTCGGTCTGTTGATGGGTTTGCTGTCGCCGTGGTTGATCCCGCCGGTGCTCTATCTTGGCCTTCTCTATGTCTGCGTTTTGCCATCGACAGTGCAATCCTCCATCGCCTTCACATCGATCGCCGGAGGCAATGTGCCGGCCGCGATCTGTGCTGCTTCTGCGTCAAACATTCTAGGCATGTTCCTGACGCCGGCGCTTGTTGCGGTACTCTTTTCAGCGGGAGGTCATGTCGGGGTGTCGCTGGACATGATCTGGAAGATCATGCTGCAACTGTTTCTACCCTTCGTCCTTGGCCAGTTGTTGCAGCCCTTCATCGGCAACTGGATCCGGGCGCGCAAGTCCCTGCTTGCGCCCGTCGATCGCGGTTCGATCCTGATGGTCGTCTATCTCGCCTTCTCCAATGCCGTAATCGAGGGCATCTGGACTGAATTCTCCACCGCGGACCTGGCCTTGGTGATCGGTCTCGATGTCGCCCTGCTTGTCGCCGTGCTGTTGATTACGGCGTTCGGATCGAAGCTGTTCGGCTTCAGCCGGGAGGACCGGATCACCGCGATCTTCTGTGGATCGAAGAAGAGCCTGGCAAGTGGTGTGCCGATGGCCGGCGTCATCTTCGCCGGCCAGTCGGTTGGCGCAATCGTGCTGCCGCTGATGCTCTTTCACCAGATCCAGTTGATGCTCTGTGCGTGGCTGGCGCGGCGGTTCATCCTTGCCGCGCCGGAGCCGGTGCTCACGTCCTCTCAGCAGGCGCCCGGAAAATAGGTTCTGCAGCCGGTCCGGTCAGGCTTGCTTCGGCAAAGAGCCAGATAAAACCCGGCGATCAGGTGTAGGTTGCTGCAAGACCGCCATCGATCGGCAGGTTCACCCCATTCACCCACCGGGCATCTTCCGAGCAGAGGAAGAGTACGGGCCCTGCGATTTCATCGGCCAGCGCCGGGCGTTTCATTCGGTGGGCGTCTGCCTGGACACGTTCCTGGCCAAGCATGGTCACGAAGTCGCCGAGGATCGGGGTGAACACGGGACCGGGGGCCACCGAATTCATCCTGATGTCGTGCTCCATGAACAGGGCCTGGCTGCGCTTCATCGTCCAGACGATCAGGGCCTCCTTGAAATACTGGTAGCAGGTTTCCTGAGCGACCGGGTTCGCTGCAAGCCAGGCTTGGCCTTCGGCGAAGCTCTTGGTGTCGGCGAGCACCTTATGCTGCTCGATGCGCTTTGGCCATTCTGCACCGAGGATCGAGGCGAAGTTGACGATGGAGGAACCTTTTGGCATGCGCTCGATCAAGGCTTCGGTCAGATGCCGAAGACCGAGATAGTTGACACGGGCGACGAGGTCCTTGTCTGCTGTGCCGGGAACGCCCGCAGCATTGACGAGCGCGTCGATGCGGGCGGGGAACTGGGCAAGCACTGCGTCGATGGCGGCCGGATCGGCGAGATCGATCTTGATGAAGCCGTCGAGTGTCAGCATGGCGTCGTTGCGATCGACACCGATGACGGTTGCGCCGCGAAAGCGGGCGAGGCGGGCGACTTCACCGCCGATGCCCGAAGAGACGCCTGTGATGACAATTGTTTTTCCTGCAAGGGTCATGGTCTTGTTCCCTGGGTTTTGTGTGGATGAAATCCGTCCGCCATCAAGGCGGACGGTGATCCGATGCTCGGTTGGGGAGCGAGGTGATCAGAACGGATAGGGTGTCGCGGTCTTTTTCACCGAGACCCACTGCCACTGGGTGAACTCTTCGATATCTGCCGGGCCGCCGACACGGGTGCCGTTCCCGGACTTTCCTCGACCGCCGAAGGGTGCGTAGGGGCCGCCATTGACCGTCTGGTCGTTGATGTGGAGCTGTCCGACATTCAACTCGTCGCCGACGGCCATGGCGCGTCCGAGATTGTTCGAGATCACGCCGGCCGCCAGCCCATAGTCCGACCGGTTGGCGAGCTCTACCGCTTCCTCATCCGTCTTGAACGAGACGATGCAGGCGACAGGCCCGAAGATCTCTTCCTCAAAGGCCAGCATGCCCGGCTTGACGCCCGAGAGCACGGTTGCGGCATAGAAGCGACCGTCATGGGTGCCACCGGCGAGCAGCTTCGCCCCCTTAGCCACGGCATCGTCAACGATCTTCTGGATCGCTTCGACCTGGCTGTCGGAGATGATCGGGCCGAGCGCCACCTGCTTGGTCGAGGGATCGCCGGCTGGCAGGTGTTGTGCCTTGCTGACAAGGCGCTCGGTGATAGCAGTCTCGATCTTTTCATCAACCAGGATCAGCCCGGTTGCCATGCAGATCTGGCCCTGGTGCAGGAAGGTGCCCCAGGCGGCATTGGAGGCTGCCACATCAAGATCGGCGTCATCGAGAATGACGAGTGCATTCTTGCCGCCGAGTTCGAGCTGGACGCGCTTGAGGTGACGGCCGCAGATCTCACCCACTTTGGAGCCACCACGTGCCGAGCCGGTGAAGGAGACCATGGCAATGTTCGGATCGCTGCAGAGGGCTTCACCGGCATCCGCGCCACCCGGCACGACATGCAGGACGCCCTTGGGAAGGCCAGCCTCTTCGAAGATGCGGGCGATGATGATGCCGCCGGAGATCGGCGTTCGCGGATCCGGCTTGTGCACCACAGTATTTCCAAGCGCGATTGCAGCCGCGATCGAGCGTACGGACAGAACGAGCGGGAAATTGAACGGAGAGATGACGCCGACCACGCCATGCGGCACGCGCCGGGCATAGTTGGTCCGATCATCCATGCCAGGCAAAAACATGCCGGACGGCTGGGTTGCCAGCGATGCGGCATGGCGGATGAAGAGTGCGCCGTGTTCGATCTCGATCATCGCTTTCGGATGGATGGAGCCGGATTCCTGCATGATCCAGGCCGCCAGTTCCTGACCGTTTTGCTCCAAAAGGTCTGCGGCACGAGTGAGGATCGCCGCACGCTCAGCCGGCAAGGTCTTGGCCCATGCTTTCTGTGCGGCTTTGGCCTGTTTTGCCGCGCGGGCGACATCGGCCGGGCCGCAGAGGCCGACGGCTGCCAGGACATTGCCATTGGCGGGATCGGTCACATTGAGCGTTCCTGCCATGGTCTCCTGCCACTCGGAGATATAGGCCAGCCCGCCCCAGCGAGCGGTGTCCAGAAAATTGGGCGCGTGCATGTTCATTGCTTCAGGGCCTCCAGTTCCCTTGGTTGGGGAGGTCCGCGCACAGCTTCGCCGTCATGAGGTCGGCCCGTGTTGAACCGCTCATCCCATCTCAGCTGATCGATGCGTCCTCCGTGCCACCTCCTCAAGTGGCTCGAACAAATCATCGCAAGGGATGTGCCAGTTGCTGCCTTGGCAGTTGCATGTCACTTCTGGGCTTCGAAAAATCTCGAAACTACAATGGAATAGCTGGCATTCATTCGAAACTGCTTCCAGCGTCGACTTGGATTGCAGATTTCATCAAATGGTGAAATCATGGAAAAAACCTGAAAACGCATGAAGCCGATATGACCCCTACCAAACCGCCTAAGCTCGTTTCTCTGGCCGATGTGTCGAAGTCGACGGGCAAGATGTTGTCCAAGGGGGCGTTCAGCGAGCTCGATACAGGTGCCTCGCCGACACTGTCGGAACTGACCGAGGCACTGCATTTTGCCCTGGGCGATGGCCGGATCTGGCTCAACGACCAGCGCATGGTACTGATGCAGAGCCAGGTTCTCGGTCGATT
Encoded here:
- a CDS encoding ABC transporter permease, which translates into the protein MLEKLHLLGFAEGGWGAALLGAAAMTLLLSVLGFLLGAVFGALGASGALSAKRIPRSLAAAYGTVFRGIPDLLTIYLFYYGGSVALTAIAESFGSEGFVGLPSLATGVIAIGIISGAYQAEVYRGAYLAVERGQFDAAKALALSRLQMLRLVIIPQLLRHAIPGLSNVWQLVLKDSALISVIGLVELMRQAQIGAGSTREPFLFYLAAAGLYFAIAGITGQVFRAAETRTSRGIMHR
- a CDS encoding transporter substrate-binding domain-containing protein, encoding MTIHRMAALTAVFTTLAFGQAALAQDAPKSIKIATEGAYAPWSFTTADGKLDGLEVELANDLCARMKITCEIVAQDWDGLIPSLTVGKFDVIMASMFITPKRLETIDFTQPYAVDPSGFAVARDSDLGKLGVSTEKFKLEDEAAAIAAIDTLKPLLQGKIVGVQAATTNLDFVKKYFGDIVEIREYKTTEQHDLDLSAGRIDALFAQQTALAATLAKPEFGDYTIAGPGFVGGVFGLGTGAGLRKEDTKLKDMLNAAIDSAIADGTIKRISEKWVGTDVTPVK
- a CDS encoding GntR family transcriptional regulator, with amino-acid sequence MPISTTATAHLASTAEQEAYLHLQRALRIGRYKPGERLIPEEIATEIGMSRMPVREAFRRLAADGLVTLRPNRGCVVAGLTLDEIHETFEIRSVLEGLAVRLATPRMNSETFEELDRLLERMERAGQSGSSDWVLRHQEFHALIYNLSGRPKLIRQITALHVAIEPYMRIWFDYVDKPLSAREEHQKLIDAFQSGDARHAEAVMQDHIIETASMLADYASPGRP
- a CDS encoding LysR family transcriptional regulator, whose product is MLDLVHLRSFVSIAQLGSFTLASQKLGLRQSTVSQHLQRLEEVLGRRLLDRDTHGVRLTADGEALLPHARQLLSLERQTASLFEAAQPRGRLRLGISEDLVSGQLPALLQDFIADYPAVELHLTVALSKDLADMQDKGDLDLVFAKRRLGNRRGEAILREPLVWLAADPDAVLAKPILPLIVFPPPSLTRTLLMEALERAGQPWRIVCSCQSLSGLTAAARAGMGVLVQPRNLAPSGLRELPPSALPTIEDVEFILVASPAADRNTIAAFTRLVRERVANGLHPAR
- a CDS encoding bile acid:sodium symporter family protein; the encoded protein is MKRFFPDTFTLLLIAMVVLATLLPISGKPAEWFGLATSLAIALLFFLHGARLSTDVVVAGFLHWRLQSFILAVTFVVFPLLGLLMGLLSPWLIPPVLYLGLLYVCVLPSTVQSSIAFTSIAGGNVPAAICAASASNILGMFLTPALVAVLFSAGGHVGVSLDMIWKIMLQLFLPFVLGQLLQPFIGNWIRARKSLLAPVDRGSILMVVYLAFSNAVIEGIWTEFSTADLALVIGLDVALLVAVLLITAFGSKLFGFSREDRITAIFCGSKKSLASGVPMAGVIFAGQSVGAIVLPLMLFHQIQLMLCAWLARRFILAAPEPVLTSSQQAPGK
- a CDS encoding coniferyl-alcohol dehydrogenase gives rise to the protein MTLAGKTIVITGVSSGIGGEVARLARFRGATVIGVDRNDAMLTLDGFIKIDLADPAAIDAVLAQFPARIDALVNAAGVPGTADKDLVARVNYLGLRHLTEALIERMPKGSSIVNFASILGAEWPKRIEQHKVLADTKSFAEGQAWLAANPVAQETCYQYFKEALIVWTMKRSQALFMEHDIRMNSVAPGPVFTPILGDFVTMLGQERVQADAHRMKRPALADEIAGPVLFLCSEDARWVNGVNLPIDGGLAATYT
- a CDS encoding benzaldehyde dehydrogenase; the encoded protein is MNMHAPNFLDTARWGGLAYISEWQETMAGTLNVTDPANGNVLAAVGLCGPADVARAAKQAKAAQKAWAKTLPAERAAILTRAADLLEQNGQELAAWIMQESGSIHPKAMIEIEHGALFIRHAASLATQPSGMFLPGMDDRTNYARRVPHGVVGVISPFNFPLVLSVRSIAAAIALGNTVVHKPDPRTPISGGIIIARIFEEAGLPKGVLHVVPGGADAGEALCSDPNIAMVSFTGSARGGSKVGEICGRHLKRVQLELGGKNALVILDDADLDVAASNAAWGTFLHQGQICMATGLILVDEKIETAITERLVSKAQHLPAGDPSTKQVALGPIISDSQVEAIQKIVDDAVAKGAKLLAGGTHDGRFYAATVLSGVKPGMLAFEEEIFGPVACIVSFKTDEEAVELANRSDYGLAAGVISNNLGRAMAVGDELNVGQLHINDQTVNGGPYAPFGGRGKSGNGTRVGGPADIEEFTQWQWVSVKKTATPYPF